In one Plasmodium falciparum 3D7 genome assembly, chromosome: 14 genomic region, the following are encoded:
- a CDS encoding thioredoxin 1, whose protein sequence is MVKIVTSQAEFDSIISQNELVIVDFFAEWCGPCKRIAPFYEECSKTYTKMVFIKVDVDEVSEVTEKENITSMPTFKVYKNGSSVDTLLGANDSALKQLIEKYAA, encoded by the exons ATGGTAAAAATTGTAACTAGTCAAGcag AATTCGATTCCATCATTTCACAAAACGAATTAGTTATTGTCGATTTTTTTGCTGAATGGTGTGGACCATGCAAAAGAATTGCCCCATTTTATGAAGAATGCTCCAAAACATACACAAAAATGGTTTTTATTAAAGTCGATGTAGATGAAGTTTCTGAAGTTACCgagaaagaaaatattacttCCATGCCAACCTTTAAAGTTTACAAAAATGGTTCATCTGTTGATACTTTATTAGGAGCAAACGACTCAGCATTAAAACAACTTATCGAAAAATACGCAgcttaa
- a CDS encoding MA3 domain-containing protein, putative gives MVGMNKKKSKKVNLLKDQMFLTKKYVDMNDPIYDSEIEDENCFYTVVNAEEIEYSQKVCDMKNKMFEDVNILSFEEFEKKCDLLIDNFFLSNNIQEFIEDIKSLNVKIYNDYLVLQLIRKSFDKDDESQMNVSCLLNILNITKLITPEQVQRAFEKILLSLDDIKLDCPLCYDIFLKYLRFSILDNIIDKNYIFKLPTAFFDTLGIFNVSEKELRENVLKEKELLMKHTLHEEETGEQKQVTNVKEYYADDKNTNDKNNDNIIDTTKVNGDTNSSINENYNNNDNNNNNSTTTTNNNNNNYYYDIYQHNIELADEKKKLKDEIWNDTLLWVLDLNIKKVEDEKKEFKKKSRDFLIDFFNDGDTNEVIEFLNNSNNLFYHEFIRISIIESFSKNNICRKYISYLLDNLCEKYVSKTDIVIAFIRIIGYIDDYEIDFPQAKEMTCKFLLRCIYDDVLYPAFLSDIYKLHIGGVTGMMICNKTQQRINDKRKLNLNNINYIWDEDDTYEKMKLKRKINNTLLEYFYSYIDEEEFYLYVDEFLPLYHDLCNYVVKKIFVLNVDINNNDLNLSYKLVDHLFNKNIISEKNVEGGLREVLNSIKDIMLDIPKYPEDLKKIITHLLTKKYITQQLYDEAQGVMTTV, from the coding sequence ATGGTGGGtatgaataaaaagaaaagcaaGAAAGTTAACTTGCTTAAAGATCAAATGTTCTTAACAAAAAAGTATGTTGATATGAACGATCCAATATATGATAGTGAGATTGAAGATGAGAATTGTTTTTATACTGTTGTAAATGCTGAAGAAATTGAGTATTCACAGAAAGTGTgtgatatgaaaaataaaatgtttgaggatgtaaatattttaagtTTTGAAGAATTTGAGAAGAAATGTGATTTATTAAtagataattttttcttaagtaataatatacaagaaTTTATTGAAGATATTAAATCCTTAAATGTTAAGATATATAATGATTACCTTGTTTTACAACTTATTAGGAAATCGTTTGATAAGGATGATGAAAGTCAAATGAATGTATCTTgcttattaaatattttaaatataacaaaattgaTAACACCTGAACAAGTACAAAGAGCTTTTGAAAAAATTCTGTTGAGTttagatgatataaaattagaTTGTCCTTTAtgttatgatatatttttaaaatatcttaGATTTAGTATATTGgataatattattgataaaaattatatattcaagTTACCCACAGCCTTTTTTGATACCTTAGGTATATTTAATGTTAGCGAAAAAGAATTAAGAGAAAATGTTttgaaagaaaaagaacTTCTCATGAAACACACTTTACATGAAGAAGAAACCGGAGAACAAAAACAAGTAACAAAtgtaaaagaatattatgcggatgataaaaatacaaatgataAGAACAATGACAATATTATAGATACCACAAAAGTAAATGGAGATACTAATTCTAGtattaatgaaaattataacaacaatgataataataataataatagtaccACTACTaccaataataataataataattattattatgatatttatCAGCACAATATTGAATTAGctgatgagaaaaaaaagttGAAAGATGAAATATGGAATGATACATTATTGTGGGTATtagatttaaatataaaaaaagttgAAGATGAGAAAAAagagtttaaaaaaaaatcaagagATTTCTTAATAGATTTTTTCAATGATGGAGATACAAATGAAGTTAttgaatttttaaataattctaataatttgttttatcATGAATTTATTAGAATAAGTATTATTGAATCCTttagtaaaaataatatttgtaggAAATATATCTCTTATTTATTAGATAATTTGTGTGAAAAATATGTATCCAAAACAGATATTGTTATCGCTTTTATTCGAATTATTGGATATATTGATGATTATGAAATTGATTTCCCACAAGCAAAAGAAATGACATGTAAATTTTTGTTACGTTGTATTTATGATGATGTTCTCTATCCAGCATTTTTAAGTGATATCTATAAATTACATATAGGAGGTGTTACAGGTATGATGATATGTAATAAAACACAACAAAGAATTAACGACAAAAGAAAAttgaatttaaataatattaattatatatgggatgaagatgatacatatgaaaaaatgaaacttaaaaggaaaattaataatacattattagaatatttttattcatatatagatgaagaagaattttatttatacgtAGATGAATTCTTACCATTATATCATGATCTATGTAATTATGTTGtgaaaaaaatttttgtaCTTAATGtagatattaataataatgatttaaaTTTATCTTATAAACTTGTTGATCatctatttaataaaaatattatttcagaaaaaaatgtagaaGGGGGTCTCCGTGAAGTACTTAACTCAATAAAAGATATTATGTTAGATATACCAAAATATCCcgaagatttaaaaaaaattataacacaTCTTTTGAccaagaaatatataactcAACAGTTATATGACGAAGCACAAGGAGTTATGACAACCGTATAA